From a single Granulicella aggregans genomic region:
- a CDS encoding aspartyl/asparaginyl beta-hydroxylase domain-containing protein, whose product MSATLFMPVAPSVIQGTIDSAPEHQQVKTFLEKLGADTFGHANAHSLCQHLLQTRQILARWGCPVWIQNGGALHSIYSTDVYKRQLIPFSDREMVRCFAGIAAERAAFLFCTLPRQRLFAALDRAANTNNRADELEVRSDSGVLLETLNPQDRDALLLIHMANEAEQAQGPNAGPGVFLHHLAGLAAHLESDSLRPGFLPERTEIPSRDQERQARDSYLRGLEAMLAGDRNQAPERFIESSFTCPVWAEPTLWRAYLALQMGDLPETVQLCSTAKLQLLATGFAWDKRLSYREWLWLACALDRLASEGRRPFTAVLNRRFADLTRRFEGAKPQASETPAGSQEKKAEAAPVPQPVANQGTETTSTFVLSRRFERYLSLFANHPPDAKMFHFPDLPSQPFFDPQSFAIVAALEANFEEIRAEVLALGDHSYHQEHEKSIKRTGSWDVFMLYERGRKNQGNTAMCPAISRIIEGHNTVRTLAGLMYLSKMSPHTVIQPHRGPTNMRLRCHLGIQVPQGDCAIKVGGETRRWQEGKCLVFDDSYPHEAWNHTDELRRVLIVDIWHPNLSDDERVLLEGLHRFAMAQTLSLNSYWSGNEKARKHSYD is encoded by the coding sequence ATGTCTGCGACACTTTTCATGCCCGTAGCGCCCTCCGTTATACAGGGAACGATCGATTCGGCCCCCGAACATCAGCAGGTCAAGACTTTTCTTGAGAAGCTGGGCGCGGACACGTTCGGACACGCGAACGCTCATTCGCTATGCCAGCACCTGCTTCAGACGAGGCAGATACTGGCGCGCTGGGGTTGTCCGGTCTGGATCCAGAATGGCGGGGCGCTTCACAGTATCTATTCGACCGATGTCTACAAGAGACAGCTCATCCCATTCTCCGACCGCGAAATGGTGCGTTGCTTTGCGGGCATTGCGGCAGAACGGGCGGCCTTTTTGTTTTGCACACTGCCGCGGCAGAGGCTCTTCGCAGCCCTGGATCGTGCAGCGAATACCAACAACCGAGCGGATGAGCTTGAGGTGCGTTCCGATTCCGGCGTTCTGCTGGAGACACTTAACCCGCAGGATCGTGACGCCCTTCTGTTGATTCACATGGCCAATGAGGCCGAGCAAGCGCAGGGCCCGAACGCAGGGCCGGGAGTTTTTCTGCACCACCTGGCAGGGTTGGCCGCGCACTTGGAATCCGACTCGCTTCGACCCGGATTTCTGCCAGAAAGGACCGAGATCCCCTCTCGAGATCAGGAGCGACAGGCCCGAGACTCTTACTTACGTGGACTGGAAGCCATGCTTGCGGGCGACCGCAATCAGGCCCCGGAACGATTTATTGAGTCATCGTTCACTTGCCCGGTATGGGCCGAGCCAACCCTCTGGCGAGCCTACCTTGCGCTTCAGATGGGCGATCTACCAGAGACGGTGCAACTCTGTTCCACCGCGAAGCTACAGCTACTTGCGACAGGCTTTGCCTGGGACAAGAGACTCAGCTATCGAGAGTGGTTGTGGCTTGCGTGCGCACTGGATCGACTGGCTTCCGAGGGACGACGTCCTTTTACCGCAGTCCTCAATCGCCGTTTCGCCGACTTAACCCGTAGATTTGAAGGCGCAAAACCCCAGGCCTCCGAGACTCCGGCAGGGTCGCAAGAGAAGAAGGCGGAAGCAGCTCCCGTCCCGCAACCAGTCGCGAATCAGGGCACTGAGACTACTTCCACTTTCGTCCTGTCCCGGCGCTTCGAGCGATATCTCAGCCTGTTCGCGAACCATCCCCCGGACGCAAAGATGTTTCACTTTCCCGACCTGCCCTCACAGCCGTTTTTTGACCCGCAATCCTTCGCGATCGTGGCAGCGCTCGAAGCTAACTTCGAAGAGATCCGCGCCGAGGTACTGGCTCTCGGCGATCATTCATATCACCAGGAGCACGAGAAGAGCATCAAGCGAACAGGTTCGTGGGATGTCTTCATGCTCTATGAGCGGGGCCGGAAGAACCAGGGGAATACGGCGATGTGCCCGGCCATCAGCCGGATTATCGAAGGGCACAACACGGTCAGAACACTGGCGGGTTTGATGTATCTCTCCAAGATGAGCCCCCATACAGTGATTCAGCCTCACCGGGGACCAACCAACATGAGACTGCGTTGCCATCTTGGGATCCAGGTGCCGCAAGGTGACTGTGCGATCAAAGTAGGCGGCGAGACCCGCCGATGGCAAGAGGGAAAGTGCCTGGTCTTTGATGACAGCTACCCGCACGAGGCCTGGAACCATACCGATGAGCTGCGTAGGGTACTTATTGTCGACATCTGGCATCCCAATTTGTCGGACGACGAACGCGTCCTTCTTGAGGGACTTCACCGCTTCGCGATGGCACAGACGCTAAGTCTCAATAGTTATTGGAGCGGCAACGAGAAAGCTCGTAAGCATAGCTACGATTGA